The following are encoded together in the bacterium genome:
- the leuD gene encoding 3-isopropylmalate dehydratase small subunit: MTKIGKAWVYKDDVDTDVIIPARYLNTTDAKELAEHCMEDIDETFAKNVQIGDIIVAGENFGCGSSREHAPIAIKESGISVVIAKSFARIFFRNAINIGLPILENPEIANETDSGDEIEVNLDNGEIKNLTKNKTYQTNPFPKSIQELIEVGGLINYTQKKLGIK; this comes from the coding sequence ATGACAAAAATTGGTAAAGCATGGGTATATAAAGATGATGTCGATACAGACGTTATTATTCCTGCAAGATACTTAAACACTACAGATGCAAAAGAACTTGCCGAGCATTGTATGGAAGACATCGATGAAACCTTTGCTAAAAACGTTCAAATCGGGGATATTATAGTCGCTGGAGAAAATTTTGGCTGCGGAAGCTCAAGAGAACATGCTCCGATTGCTATAAAAGAAAGCGGTATTTCTGTTGTAATAGCAAAAAGTTTTGCAAGAATTTTCTTCAGAAATGCAATTAATATCGGGCTTCCTATTTTAGAAAATCCTGAAATCGCTAATGAAACTGATTCAGGAGATGAAATCGAAGTGAATCTTGATAACGGAGAAATCAAAAATTTAACCAAAAATAAAACCTATCAGACCAACCCGTTTCCAAAATCTATTCAAGAGCTTATCGAAGTAGGCGGTTTGATTAATTATACGCAAAAAAAACTGGGGATTAAGTAG